One part of the Halopenitus persicus genome encodes these proteins:
- a CDS encoding PEP/pyruvate-binding domain-containing protein translates to MTDPTYIVDFASDRCTKERVDLVGGKNASLGELMAAGEDVQVPPGFAVTTAFYDAFLEAESIDEYVADRLADVDVADERAVAAASRDIRDRITDAPLPPFLAAELESAWERLQERTRTDDLQVAVRSSATAEDLPDASFAGQQDTYLNVADLEAVTQRTKDCMASLFTERAITYRERQGFDRDEVRISVGIQKMVEARSSGVMFTVNPANGDRSKVRIESNWGLGEAVVSGVVTPDSFLVDKPVYKIVDRNVPEKDVMTVPTDAGTEEVEIDDDKRDVPSVTADELIGLTDLATTIEDHYDEPQDIEWAIEGRGDDKQFFVLQSRPETAWDEENEEDGGRTTDDGSEPSSAADQILDHL, encoded by the coding sequence ATGACCGACCCAACATACATCGTGGACTTCGCGTCCGACCGTTGCACGAAGGAGCGCGTCGACTTAGTCGGCGGCAAGAACGCCTCGCTGGGCGAACTGATGGCGGCGGGCGAGGACGTCCAGGTGCCGCCGGGGTTCGCCGTCACCACGGCGTTCTACGACGCCTTCCTCGAGGCCGAGTCGATCGACGAGTACGTCGCCGACCGGCTCGCCGACGTGGACGTGGCCGACGAGCGCGCGGTCGCGGCCGCGAGCCGCGATATCCGCGACCGGATCACGGACGCCCCGTTGCCGCCGTTCCTCGCCGCGGAGCTGGAATCGGCGTGGGAACGGCTGCAGGAGCGGACGCGAACGGACGACCTGCAGGTCGCCGTCCGCTCGTCGGCGACGGCCGAGGACCTCCCCGACGCGAGCTTCGCCGGCCAGCAGGACACCTACCTCAACGTGGCCGACCTCGAGGCGGTCACGCAGCGAACCAAGGACTGCATGGCGAGCCTGTTCACCGAGCGGGCGATCACCTACCGCGAACGGCAGGGGTTCGACCGCGACGAGGTGCGCATCAGCGTCGGGATCCAGAAGATGGTCGAGGCCCGGTCGTCGGGCGTGATGTTCACCGTCAACCCCGCGAACGGCGACCGCTCGAAGGTCCGGATCGAATCGAACTGGGGACTGGGCGAGGCCGTCGTGAGCGGCGTGGTCACGCCGGACAGCTTCCTCGTCGACAAGCCCGTGTACAAGATCGTCGACCGAAACGTCCCCGAGAAGGACGTCATGACGGTCCCAACCGACGCCGGCACCGAGGAGGTCGAGATCGACGACGACAAGCGCGACGTGCCGTCGGTGACGGCCGACGAGCTGATCGGCCTGACCGACCTGGCGACGACGATCGAGGACCACTACGACGAACCGCAGGACATCGAATGGGCCATCGAGGGACGTGGCGACGACAAGCAGTTCTTCGTCCTCCAGAGCCGGCCGGAGACGGCCTGGGACGAGGAGAACGAGGAGGATGGCGGTCGGACGACCGACGACGGAAGCGAACCGAGCAGTGCGGCCGACCAGATCCTGGACCACTTATAA
- a CDS encoding NUDIX hydrolase, whose product MHTLVAATVARTDDDVLLVEEGKEAVRGTWNLPGGRVEAGEDPRETAAREFTEEVGVDVELTGLVGVYLGRDAFVDGPFLSVTYLGQVSEEPRAVATDSVAAARWIDRDRLDELALRSPYVSRAIHDADERTFPTTVVRSIPE is encoded by the coding sequence ATGCACACGCTGGTTGCCGCGACCGTGGCGCGCACCGACGACGACGTTCTTCTCGTCGAGGAGGGAAAGGAGGCCGTCCGCGGGACCTGGAACCTGCCGGGCGGTCGCGTGGAAGCGGGCGAGGACCCGCGCGAAACGGCCGCTCGGGAGTTCACCGAGGAGGTCGGCGTCGACGTGGAGCTGACCGGTCTCGTCGGGGTCTATCTCGGGCGGGACGCGTTCGTCGACGGTCCGTTCCTCTCGGTCACGTACCTCGGGCAGGTCTCCGAGGAGCCCCGGGCGGTCGCGACCGACAGCGTCGCGGCCGCGAGGTGGATCGATCGAGACCGGCTGGACGAGCTGGCGCTGCGCTCGCCGTACGTCTCGCGCGCGATCCACGACGCCGACGAGCGGACGTTCCCGACGACGGTCGTCCGATCGATTCCGGAGTAA
- a CDS encoding PEP-utilizing enzyme, protein MTDQRNSEPTDRFPWPDEVEVPDACEGWEEMYPRYFRFGESAERAELERDRFWFWDQKDSPKPLRPWDVTLCVESIVMQLSQAQSRVFAVPPAMGIDLRIIAGYSYASPVPCTDPELLEERKDVFSDRSDYVYENFEELYEDEWLPAVKEIGQEIRDLEVPDRLPDYAPEEAVFESKGLHPEAVDIQSRYNRLQELTLRGWQRHFEYLNLVYLAYLSFQETCDELFPDISDDAIGKMVTGLETDLFLADEVLNDLAHRAMEVEDGVPEILTSEGSPEEKMARLEESEAGREFLEAFEDAKDPWFHITVSRGYHSEDGSWLDTLEQPFDHLHEKVTAIQDGEEIRRDIEALQDEREEIVAEYRSYLNEEERARFDQVHELVLTVYNHAEDHQFWIENWLHTIVFRKLDEFGELLVEHDLLEEPRDITLFGRNEVPELLADVARVWSQGAGAHAPNYWKTDAADRKRILEAAEEWSPPPAIGDPPEEVTDTMVIMLWGITTDTVRNWLGSADEDGSEMNGFASSAGTSEGKARVVKSGSDLSEVERDEILVAPLTNPDWTPVLSKVSGAVTDNGGATSHTAIVCREYGVPAVTGVGTATTTLETGDRIRVDGTTGTVEILEKAE, encoded by the coding sequence ATGACAGACCAACGCAATTCGGAGCCGACGGACCGGTTCCCATGGCCGGACGAGGTCGAGGTTCCCGATGCATGCGAGGGGTGGGAGGAGATGTATCCCCGATACTTCCGCTTCGGCGAATCGGCGGAGCGGGCGGAGCTGGAGCGGGACCGGTTCTGGTTCTGGGACCAGAAGGACAGCCCGAAGCCGCTCCGACCCTGGGACGTCACGCTGTGCGTCGAATCGATCGTGATGCAGCTCTCGCAGGCACAGAGCCGGGTGTTCGCGGTGCCGCCGGCGATGGGCATCGACCTGCGCATCATCGCGGGGTACTCGTACGCCTCGCCGGTCCCGTGTACGGACCCGGAGCTCCTCGAGGAGCGTAAGGACGTCTTCAGCGACCGCAGCGACTACGTCTACGAGAACTTCGAGGAGCTCTACGAGGACGAATGGCTCCCCGCAGTCAAGGAGATCGGGCAGGAGATTCGGGACCTCGAGGTCCCGGACCGACTGCCCGACTACGCGCCCGAGGAAGCCGTCTTCGAATCGAAGGGACTCCATCCGGAGGCGGTCGACATCCAAAGCCGGTACAACCGGCTACAGGAGCTGACGCTTCGGGGGTGGCAACGCCACTTCGAGTACCTCAACCTGGTGTATCTGGCGTACCTCTCGTTCCAGGAGACGTGCGACGAGCTCTTCCCCGACATCAGCGACGACGCCATCGGGAAGATGGTCACGGGACTGGAAACGGACCTGTTCCTCGCCGACGAGGTGCTGAACGACCTCGCCCACCGGGCGATGGAGGTCGAGGACGGCGTGCCGGAGATCCTCACCTCGGAGGGGAGCCCCGAGGAGAAGATGGCTCGTCTCGAGGAGTCCGAGGCCGGCCGGGAGTTCCTCGAGGCCTTCGAGGACGCCAAGGACCCCTGGTTCCACATCACCGTCAGCAGGGGCTATCACAGCGAGGACGGGTCGTGGCTCGACACGCTCGAGCAGCCGTTCGACCACCTCCACGAGAAGGTGACCGCGATCCAGGACGGCGAGGAGATCCGACGCGACATCGAGGCGCTGCAGGACGAGCGCGAGGAGATCGTCGCCGAGTACCGGAGCTATCTGAACGAGGAGGAGCGCGCCCGGTTCGACCAGGTGCACGAGCTCGTGTTGACCGTCTACAACCACGCCGAGGACCACCAGTTCTGGATAGAGAACTGGCTTCACACGATCGTCTTCCGGAAGCTCGACGAGTTCGGCGAGCTCCTGGTCGAACACGACCTCCTCGAGGAGCCCCGGGACATCACGCTGTTCGGCCGCAACGAGGTGCCGGAGCTGCTCGCGGACGTCGCCCGGGTCTGGTCCCAGGGGGCGGGCGCGCACGCGCCGAACTACTGGAAGACGGACGCCGCCGACCGAAAGCGCATCCTCGAGGCAGCCGAGGAGTGGTCGCCGCCCCCGGCGATCGGCGATCCGCCGGAGGAGGTCACCGACACGATGGTGATCATGCTCTGGGGCATCACGACCGACACCGTTCGGAACTGGCTCGGGTCAGCGGACGAGGACGGAAGCGAGATGAACGGCTTCGCCTCCTCCGCCGGCACCAGCGAGGGGAAAGCGCGGGTGGTCAAATCGGGCAGCGACCTGAGCGAGGTGGAACGCGACGAGATCCTCGTCGCGCCGCTCACGAACCCGGATTGGACGCCGGTGCTGTCGAAGGTGTCCGGGGCAGTCACGGACAACGGCGGCGCGACGAGCCACACCGCCATCGTCTGTCGCGAGTACGGCGTCCCGGCGGTCACGGGAGTCGGAACGGCGACGACCACTCTCGAGACCGGCGACCGGATCCGCGTCGACGGCACCACGGGAACCGTCGAGATCCTCGAGAAGGCTGAGTAA